A segment of the Candidatus Andeanibacterium colombiense genome:
CGGCGTGCTCGGCGTAGTCCTGCCCGAAGCGACCCGTCATGCGATCGAGGATCTGGCGATGCTCGCCGCGATCGAGCGCAATCAGGGTGTCGGCCCCGATCCGGTCCGCCGGATGGGGGCGCTGCTTCCGCCTTCGCCGCCGGTCGCCCAGGCGGTATCCGCGCGGCTGCGCCTGTCGCGGCGCCAGCGCGAGCGCCTCTCCTGCATCGCCGAGCGGCACGCCGACGATGCGAAGAGCCCGCGCGCCCTCGCCTATCGCTGCGGCATCGATTGCGCGGTCGATCGCCTGCTGCTGGTCGGTGCCGACACCTCCCAACTGAGGGGCTGGACGATCCCCGAACTTCCGCTCAAAGGCGGCGAGATTGTGGCACATGGAATTGCCGCCGGGCCGGAAGTGGCCCGAATCCTGCGTAAAGTTGAAGCCTATTGGGTCGCGGAAGGCTTCCCCGATCGGGACCGCGTGCTGGTGCTGCTCGACGCCGTGCTCAGCGATTGATCGCGGCCCTGGCACCGCTGGACCGGTTTAGGGCTTGGCCGCTTTCGCCCGCCTTACAGATGGTTAGACAGTTCGAGGGGCAGCCCGTCGCCCTCGCGAATATCGCGCTGCTCCTGGCGCTCCGGATCATCTCCCCGGCCGGAGCGTTTCAATCCTACCTGCAACACGGAGAAATTTCATGAAGACCTCGACACTGGCTGCCGCAGCCCTGCTGGCCTTCGCGCCCGCCGCCCTGAGCGCCCAGGCCGACACTTCCGCGGCTCCCGCTCCTGCGGCCGCGCCTTCCGACGATGCCGCCGCCGACGTGATCCCCGGCGCGACCGTGTATGACACCCAGGGCGGCACGGTCGGCCGCATCGTCAGCGTCGAAGGCGACGCGGTAGTGCTCGATACCGGCTCCATGCGTGCAACGCTTTCCAAGAACGGCTTCGGCAAGGGTGCCAACGGCCCGGTGATCGGCATGACCAAGGCCCAGCTGGAAGAGGCGATCGCCAAGGCCGAGGGCGAAGCGAACGGCAAGCTCGCCGCCGCGCTCGTACCCGGTGCGGCAATCGCCAGCTCCGATGGCGTGGCGGTCGGCACGGTCAAGGAGATCGATGCCAACGGCAATGTCGTGATCGACCGTCCGGCGGGCGTGATCGCCCTGCCCAAGACCCAGTTCACCACCGCGGCCGACGGCTCGCTGGCGCTGCGCTTCAGCAATGCCGATCTTGAGGCGGCGGTGGCCAAGCAGGTTCCGGCGGCGGGCCAAAAGTAAGCATCGAACCCAGTTTTGGAGAGGAAAGGGCCGGAGCGATCCGGCCCTTTTTCGTTCGGCCTAGAACTTGTTATCGCGCGGGAAGCCCTGCGGCGGAAGGCGGCCGGCGGCGCCGCGCGCAACCTTCCACATCTCGATGTCCTTTTCGGTGCGGGTGCGCCCGCTGTCGCCGCCCATCGCCCAGCTAAGGCCTTCCTCGAGATTGAAGCTGGTCGCGTCCGACAGCCCGCCGTCGCGATAACGCTGCAGCGCCACCCCCTGGCCGCGGCTCATTTCGGGCAGCTCGTCGAGCGCGAAGATCACCAGCTTGCGGTTGTCGCCGACCGCCGCGACATGGTCGTGCCCGGGGCCGATCTCGCGCACCACGGCCAGCTTCACCCCCGGCTTGACGTTGACCACCTGCCGCCCCTTGCGGGTTTCGGCCAGCAGATCACCCACCGGCGCGGCGAAACCCTTGCCCGACGATGCCGCCAGCAGCAGCTTCGCCCCGGGCCGGTTGACCAGCAGCGCGACGATAGCCGCGTCGGAATCGATATCGACCATCGTCCTGATCGGTTCGCCGAAACCGCGTGCGCCGGGCAATTTGTCGGCGCCCAGCGTGTAGAAGCGCCCGTTATCCGCCGCGATCAGCAATTTGTCGGTCGTCTGGCAGTGGATTTCGAAGGCGGGCCCGTCGCCTTCCTTGAACTTCCAGTCCTGCGCCAGATGCCCGCGCGCCGCGCGAATCCAGCCCTTGGCCGAGAGGATCACCGTCACCGGTTCCTTCTCGATCATAGCATCCATGCTGAATTCGACCACCGGCACCGCTTCGGCGATGGTCGTCCGGCGGCGGCCGAGCGCGGTATCCTCGGCATAATCCTTGCGCAGCGCCTTGAGATCGCGGGTCAGCCGCGTCCGCTGCCGGGCCGGTGAGGCGAGCAGTCTTTCAAGCTCCTCGCGCTCGGTCAACAGTTCGCCGTGCTCGCGCCGCAGCTCCATTTCCTCCAGCTTGCGCAGGCTGCGCAAGCGCATGTTGAGGATCGCCTCGGCCTGCCGGTCGGTCAGCTCGAACTCGGCCATCATCACCTGCTTGGGCTCGTCCTCGGTGCGGATGATCTCGATCACCCGATCGAGATTGAGGAAGGCGATGATATAGCCTTCGAGCAGTTCGAGCCGCTGCGCGATCTTGTCCAGCCGGTGCTCGCTGCGCCGCCGGAGCACGTCGATCTGGCTCGCGACCCAGTTGGTCAGCAGCTCGTGCAGGCCCATCACCATCGGGGTGCGGGTCGCATCGAGCACGTTGAGGTTGAGACTGAAGCGGCTCTCGAGATCGGTCAGTCGGTAGAGCGATTCCTTCAGCAGCTCCGGATCGACGTTCCGGCTCTTGGGCACGAGGACGATGCGGATCTGCTCGTCGCTCTCGTCGCGCACGTCTTCGAGGATCGGCAGTTTGCGATCCATGATCGCCTGCGCGATCTGTTCGATCAATTTCCCCTTGGGCACCATGTAGGGGATTTCGGAGATCACCAGCTGGTACTGTCCGGCGCCGGTCCGCTCGATCCCGGCGTCGCGGTCGGACGGATCCTTCGCTTCCGCCGCGAAGAACCGCCCGCGCACGCGAAAGCCGCCGCGCCCGGTCTCATAGGCGTGTGAAATGGCGGCCGGGCTGTCGACGATCACCCCGCCGGTGGCGAAGTCGGGGCCGTGAAACAGCTCCATCAACCGCGCATGTTCGACATGGGGGTTCTCGATCAGCTCGAGCGCCGCATCGATGATCTCGGCGGCATTATGGCTCGGAATGCTGGTCGCCATGCCGACCGCGATCCCGGTCGAGCCGTTCGCGAGCAGGTTCGGAAACAGGCCGGGGAACAGTTCCGGCTCCTCGTCCTCATTGTTGTAGGTCGGGATGAAATCGACCGTGCCTTCTTCGAGGCCGGCCATCAGCTCCATCGCGGTGCGCGTCAGCCGGGCTTCGGTGTAACGGTAGGCGGCGGCATTATCCCCGTCGATATTGCCGAAATTGCCCTGCCCTTCGACCAGCGGATAGCGCATCACGAAGGTTTGCGAGAGCCGCACCATCGCATCGTAGACCGACGCATCGCCGTGCGGGTGATACTTGCCGATCACATCGCCCACCACGCGGGCGGACTTCTTGTAGGCGTCGGTCGGGTTCAGCTTCAGCTGCCGCATCGCCCACAGCAGCCTGCGATGAACCGGCTTCAGCCCGTCGCGCAGATCGGGCAGCGAGCGCGCGGTGATCGTCGACAGCGCATAGACGAGATAGCGCTCGGACAGCGCGGAATCGAACGGGGTGTCGATGATCGCGTCGAACGCGTCGTCGGTGCCGTCATCGGTGGTAGTGGCCATGCGAGATGCCCTAACACCGCGACGGGCCGCGCCAAAGCGCGGAACGGCGGCAATCCCCTGCCCGTTGCATCAAGACCCGCATTTTTCACGGAGATGGAGATGACCAAGCGCGTGATGATCCTTGCCACCGACGGTTTCGAGCAATCCGAACTGACCGGACCGAAGGAACGGCTTGAACAGGCAGGCATCGAAACCTGCGTGGTGAGCCTCAAATCCGGCGAGATCCGCGGCTGGCAGCATGCCGACTGGGGCGAACCGGTCACGGTCGACCTGACGGTGGATGAGGCCGATCCGGACGATTTCGACGCTCTCGTCCTCCCGGGGGGCCAGATGAACCCGGACAAGTTGCGGATGGACGACCGGGCGGTAGAACTGGTCCGCGAGTTCGATGCCGAAGGCAAGACCATCGCGGCGATCTGCCACGGGCCGTGGCTGCTTGCCGAAGCGGACATCCTCGAAGACCGCAAGGTCACCAGCTGGCCGTCGATCCGCACCGACCTGCGCAATGCCGGGGCGACGGTGCTGGACCAGGAAGTGGTGACCGACGACAATCTCATCACGAGCCGCAACCCCGACGATATCCCGGCCTTCAGCGATGCGCTGATCGAAGCGCTGATGGCCGCCTAGAAGCCCTGCGCGTCGCGGCTTTCGCGCGGAATCCGGACCACCAGCCCGTCGATCGCCGGTGTCAGCA
Coding sequences within it:
- the parC gene encoding DNA topoisomerase IV subunit A, translating into MATTTDDGTDDAFDAIIDTPFDSALSERYLVYALSTITARSLPDLRDGLKPVHRRLLWAMRQLKLNPTDAYKKSARVVGDVIGKYHPHGDASVYDAMVRLSQTFVMRYPLVEGQGNFGNIDGDNAAAYRYTEARLTRTAMELMAGLEEGTVDFIPTYNNEDEEPELFPGLFPNLLANGSTGIAVGMATSIPSHNAAEIIDAALELIENPHVEHARLMELFHGPDFATGGVIVDSPAAISHAYETGRGGFRVRGRFFAAEAKDPSDRDAGIERTGAGQYQLVISEIPYMVPKGKLIEQIAQAIMDRKLPILEDVRDESDEQIRIVLVPKSRNVDPELLKESLYRLTDLESRFSLNLNVLDATRTPMVMGLHELLTNWVASQIDVLRRRSEHRLDKIAQRLELLEGYIIAFLNLDRVIEIIRTEDEPKQVMMAEFELTDRQAEAILNMRLRSLRKLEEMELRREHGELLTEREELERLLASPARQRTRLTRDLKALRKDYAEDTALGRRRTTIAEAVPVVEFSMDAMIEKEPVTVILSAKGWIRAARGHLAQDWKFKEGDGPAFEIHCQTTDKLLIAADNGRFYTLGADKLPGARGFGEPIRTMVDIDSDAAIVALLVNRPGAKLLLAASSGKGFAAPVGDLLAETRKGRQVVNVKPGVKLAVVREIGPGHDHVAAVGDNRKLVIFALDELPEMSRGQGVALQRYRDGGLSDATSFNLEEGLSWAMGGDSGRTRTEKDIEMWKVARGAAGRLPPQGFPRDNKF
- a CDS encoding type 1 glutamine amidotransferase translates to MTKRVMILATDGFEQSELTGPKERLEQAGIETCVVSLKSGEIRGWQHADWGEPVTVDLTVDEADPDDFDALVLPGGQMNPDKLRMDDRAVELVREFDAEGKTIAAICHGPWLLAEADILEDRKVTSWPSIRTDLRNAGATVLDQEVVTDDNLITSRNPDDIPAFSDALIEALMAA